The region ATCGAGCAGCCAGCTTTTGCCTCGTCCAACCTTGCCATGCAGATACAAACTGCGAGCCTGGCCGCTGTCGATACGAGTAGCCTGTTTGGCAAAGTGTTCGATGACCTGCAATTGACCCTGACTCAAGGTGAAACCTTGGGTAGCAGCCTTGTGACGAAAATACTGACGAACGGTTGCAGGCAGGCTGGACGCGCTAGCGGATGCCGGCGTGAGGCGATGGCGTAGGGCGCGTAGCGGTGAGCGTATCCAGGAAGGTGGTTGAGCAGGCAATCTGGGCGCCTCGAGGCTGAAAGGACTCAAGCTCCAGCTTGAGTGAGCGCGGCTAATTTAACCAAAATGGTCGGTGGCTGCCAACGCGCGAGACGTTCGGTTATGCGATACCGGATCTTGTACATGACCTGTACATTCTCCTACGGACTGGCAGCATTTTTCTTCACTGCTACCCTGAAAACCAGATGAATCCTGCGTTAAAGGATGAACGAGTGAAAGGACGCTCTCTGGTTGCACTGCTTGGATTGGTCATTGCCAACAGCTGCGCCGCCGCTCAATTCATGGTTGAAGTCAAGGTGCAGGTACAGCGCGGCTGCGTGCTTGTGCATGAGCCACGCGAAGCCGGTGCCCAGGCCTTGGGCGTTCTGGATTTTGGCGTTACCGCGCGATTGGATGATCCATCTGGGCCCAGAACCAGCTATTTACACAATCAGCGTCCGCCGCGGCTTGAGTGCAATCCCGACACCAGTTATCAGTTGCAGGTTGATGCCGGCCAGCACGGCGGCAGCGGCGAAGTGCGTTACCTGAGCAGCACCCAGCCGTCGGCGCAACCGATTCCCTATCGCTTGTATCAGGATGCTGCCTGGCGCTTACCGCTGCCGGTCAACGTGATACAGCATGCACGCGTGCCCTCCAGTGGCTCGGTGGAACTTCCGCTGTATGCACGTATCGACAGCTTGACCCAGGTGCCAGTTGTCGGTAGCTATTCTGATCTGCTCAAGGTCACCGTGACCTGGTGAAAGCCCCTGCATCGTCTGCCAAGGGGTGTCTGCTAAAGGAACTGGCAGCATGAAGAAAGTCCTGTTGTTGAGTATCGGCCCGTTGCTACTGGTGAGCCCTGACGCTTTTGCGGGAATGAGTGGGCATATTCAGGCGCGCCTGGTGATCAGCGCTGCCTGCCAGATCAGTGGTGATCCCAAGGGTGGTGTCGGCAACCCTGGTGCCGGTGTCCTGGATTTCGGCAGCCAGGGCCCTAGCTGGACTGGACCGCTGCTATCGCATGTAGACGAAGATGCCTCTAACGACAGCCTGATGGTGCGCTGCAATCCTTCCGTGCGCGCCTTCAGCGTCAGTATCAATGGCGGCACTCACGGTGATGGTGACAATCGGCGCTTGAGCAATGGCCGCGAGCTGATTGCCTATCAGTTGTCGGCCGATGCTTCCGGCAATGCTCGCTATGGCATCGGCCAGCAACGCAATTTTGCCATCAACAGCACGGCGCAGATTCCCATACCGATTTACGGCGTGCTGGTGGCTCACCCGCAATCCCTGCCGGCCGGCATTTATCGCGACACGTTGATGGTGACCCTGGACTGGTAACACACAAGGAGTGACTCATGCAGGCGTATATTTCTCGCTTTGTTTTCGCCGGCGTTGGCCTGGCCCTGTGCGCTCAGGCCAATGCAGCGAGTATCACCGGACAGATCAATGCCACGCTTACCTTGACGGCAAGCTGTCAGGTCAACGGGAATACAGGGAGCTCCGGCGTGGATTTCGGAGCATTGAACTTTGGCACCACCGACGCGTTGTTTACCGAGGCCGCAGGGCAAGTACTGGGTGCAGGCGGGGCCATGAGTATCCTCTGCTCCAGTGGTACCGTGCCTGTGGTGAAGGTCGGCACTGGCATAAACGATGGCCAATCGGCCGGTGGTACTCGGTCCTTGGCAGATGGGGCAGGCAATTTTGTGCCCTACGACTTCTATACCGACTCCGGTCATACCCAGCTTCTGGCGATAAACGGCACCATCACCCTGCCCACCAGCAGTGGTGCGGCACAGACGGTCAACCTCTATGGGTTGGCCAAGGGCAAGGCCGGTCTGCCGGCCGGGGCCTATACCGATACGGTGAGCGTCGAGTTGAGTTTCTGAGCCGTGCCGCGCACATTTTGCGCGTTGCTGGGGCTAGCGGCTTGGGTCGCGCCGGCAACCTTGACTGCGGCCACCACCAGCACGTTTCAGGTAAGTGCCCAAGTAGTGGCGGGGTGCTTGGTGGTCGGCGGCTCGAGCAACTATGGCGAGCTCAATTTCGGCACCTTTTCAGCACTCGCCAGCGGCACGCCCACTATCGCGCTCAGCGCCGCGTCGGTGTCCCTGCAGTGCACGCCGGGGGTCACATTGCGCATGAGCATCGATGCGGGGCGCAACCCGGGCAGCGGCGGCCGCAATCTCAAGCGCAACGCCGGCAGCCAATTGCTGGCCTATCAATTGTTCAGCGATGCCGGTTTAAGTCAGCCGCTGGGCATCGACCAGATCGTCGCAGTGAACTACAGCGACGCCAATGCCATCAAGTTACCGGTCTACGCTCGGGCACAGCTGACCGGCAAGGTGCCGGCCGGCAGTTACACCGATGTGGTGCAGGTGGTGCTGACCTGGTGAGAGGACTTGCCAGGTGTATTCGACAACCAAGGAGATTGTGAATGAGGGCATGCGCTGACAATTCGCACTGGATGATCAAATGGCTTGGTTGTGCGCTGGTCATGCTGGCGGGTGCGCCTTTGCAGGCGGCCACATCGGTGCTGATCTGGCCGATCGATCCTGTGCTTGAGGCCGACCAGAAGGCCGGTGCGCTGTGGCTGGAAAATCGCGGCACCACAGCGGCAAATCTGCAGGTAAGGGTGTTCGCCTGGCGCCAGGGTGATTATGACGATCAATACCAGGCCCAGCGCGAGATCATCGGCAGCCCGCCGGTGGCAACGATCGCGCCGGGACAAAAACAGTTGATCCGTCTGACCCGCACCGGCCCCTCTGCGGTAGGCCAGGAACAAGCTTACCGGATCATCATCGACGAAATTCCTCCGGCCTGGTCCGAGAACACACCTGCGGACAAACCACAGGCGGCTATCCGCTTTCAGATGCGCTACTCGGTGCCGCTGTTCGTCTATGGGCAAGGTCTGTGGGGCAAGACGGATGCCACTGGCCAGCGCGATCCGGCAAGTGTTGGCAAACCGGCATTGAGCTGGCGTCAGGTGTCGGTCCAGGGCCGGCCCTACGTGGAAGTACGCAACACCGGGCCGGTGCATGCGCGCCTGACCGATGTGGTGTTACAGCAAGGTGGGCAGAGCCGTCCGCTGGTCGAAGGTCTGCTCGGCTATGTGTTGCCCGGGGCCAGCATGCGCTGGCCAGTGCCGCAACCGATAACAGCTGCCACGGTCCTCAAAGGGCGGGTCAATGGTCAGGAGCCGGCGCAAACCCTGAGTCAGGGCCAATGAGTACAAGGTAGTACCGCAGGAGCAGGGCCCAGGGAGGACCCGGTCATGGTTGGATACGGTGCGTGAGTATTTCTCCGACCTTGGTGCGTCCATTGGCGCTGACGGCCTGTGCGCTGCTGACGCTGGGCAGCGCGTCGCTGCTGGCTGGCGAGCTGCCTGCTCCGCCCACCAGCCTGGAGGCGGTTGGCGATGCGCAGTTGTACCTGGAGTTGGTGGTCAACCAGATGAGCAGCCCTGAATTGGTGGTGGTGCAGCAACGTGCCGGGCGTCTGTACATGGCTTCGGCGGACCTGCAGGCGGCAGGCGTGCAAGTGCCGGAGCTGGCGGCAGGGGAGGTGGCGCTCGACAGTATCGAGGGCCTGCACGTCGACTACGACAGTCAGGCGCAGCGCCTGCTGTTGCAAGTGCCGCCTGCCTGGTTGCCGCTGCAGACCCTGGGCAACCGGCAGCTGTATCCGCCCAGCGAGGCGCGCAGCAGTTTGGGTGGTTTGTTCAACTACGACCTGTACCTGAACGACACCGATGACGGCGGCACCTACCTTGCAGCTTGGAATGAACTGCGCCTGTTCGACAGTTGGGGCACCCTGTCGACAACCGGTCAATGGCGCCAGGCACTGGGCGGCAACCAGTTCGACGACAGCCAGCAGGGCTTTCGCCGCTACGACACAACTTGGCGTTACACCGATGAGGCGCGCTTGCTGACCCTGGAAGTGGGCGACGTCCTCAGCGGCGCGTTGCCCTGGACCAGTTCGGTACGCTTGGGGGGCGTGCAGCTGTCGCGGGACTTTGCCGTGCGCCCGGATCTGGTCACCTATCCACTGCCAGCATTCGCAGGGGAAGCCGCAGTGCCATCTTCGCTGGATCTGTTCATCAATGGCTACAAGAGCGCCAGCTCAGAATTGCAACCCGGACCCTATACGCTGACCAATATTCCCTTCATCAATGGCGCTGGCGAAGCGGTGGTGGTGACTACCGACGCCCTTGGACGGCAGGTCTCCACGACCTTGCCGTTCTACGTCACCAGCAGCTTGTTGCAGAAGGGCCTTGCGGACTTCTCCCTGGCAGCTGGCAGCCTGCGTCGTGACTATGCCTTGCGAGACTTCGCTTACGGCCCAGGCGTGACCGCCGCCAGCCTGCGTTATGGCCTGACGGATCGCTTCACTTTGGAAAGCCATGCCGAGGCGGCCGAGTCCCTGGCCTTGGGTGGCGTGGGCGGCAACCTGCAGGTCGGCAATTGGGGCGTGGTCAACGCTGCGCTCAGCCAGAGCCGTTTTGACAGCCGCAGTGGCCAGCAAATGAGTCTGGGCTATCAGTACAACAGCCCGCGTCTGGGCTTCAACTATCAGCGCTTGCAGCGCCGTGGCGATTACGCCGACCTGTCATTGCTCGACAGCCCTTACACCCGCCTGAGCCAGCGTAGCGAACAAGTCACCCTGAGCCTGAACCTCAATCGCTATGGCAGTCTGGGCGCAGGCTATTTCGATGTGCGCGCAGGGGACAACAGTCGCACCCGCCTGCTCAACCTGACCTGGAGTAAACCGCTGTGGGGCAACAGCAGCCTGTACCTGTCGGCGAACCGTGAGATCGGCGAGAGCCAATGGGCAGTACAGGCGCAATGGGTGATTCCGTTCGACCTCAATGGCACCTTGAGCCTGAGCGCTGAGCGTAACGACAACGGCGAGAGTCTGCAGCGGGTCAACTACAGTCGTGCAGTGCCGGGTGAGGGGGGCGTAGGGTTCAACCTTGGCTACGCCAGCGGTGACCAGGAGGCCTATCGTCAGGCCGACCTGACCTGGCGTCTGCAGTCTGTCCAGCTGCAGGTGGGGGCTTACGGCAATGCTGCTGACACCACGCGCTGGGCCGATGCCAGCGGTTCGCTGGTGTGGATGGACTCGGGCGTGTTTGCCGCCAATCGTATCGACGACGCATTTGTCGTGGTTAGCACCGATGGCTTTGCCGATGTGCCGGTTCGCTACGAAAACCAGTTGGTGGGGCGCACCGACAGCCAGGGGCATTTGCTCGTGCCCTGGAGCAGCGGTTATTACCGGGGCAAGTATGAAATCGACCCGATGGAGCTGCCCAGCACCGTGCAGGTGGCCCAGGTCGAGCAACGTGTAGCGGTGCGTCGTGGAGCAGGTTACTTGCTCGAATTTCCCATGCAGCATGTAGTTGCGGCCAGTATTCATCTGGTCGATAGCGCGCAGATTGATCTGCCTTTGGGCAGCCAGGTGCTGCACGAGCAGAGCGGTGCGCGTACGGTCGTCGGTTGGGATGGGTTGGTGTACCTGGAGGGGCTCGCCGAACATAACAGCCTGGTGGTCGAGCGCAGTGCGGGCGGTAGTTGTCGCGTTCAGTTCACGCTCGACAATGATCAGGCGCAGGTGCCGTTGATTGGGCCGCTGGTGTGTCGGTGAGGTATCTATTGGCGACGCTGGCCTTGCTGGCCAGTGCCCAGGCGCACGCCTTGTGTTCGGTGGTAGCCACCAGCCCTGCGGACTTTGGCACGGTCAACTCGACGTTGGTGCGTGATGCGGTTCAATCGGCATCGACCCTTAATGCAGGCTTGCAGTGCACCGGTTCGTTGCTGAGTCTGTTGGCGACTAACGACCATTTTTATGCCACGTTCACCCCGACTGCCGGCACCACTGGTCTGGTGGGGCCAACGGGTGATGTCATCAGGTACACCTTGTATGCCAATAACACCACCAACTACGCCATCACCCGTGGCCAGGCCTATGATTTTGCGCGCAATGGCATTATCGATGCCCTTGGCTTGCTCAACGGTACGGTGCCCAAGAGCGTGCCGATCTATCTGAAGACCCAGGTCGGCAGCAATGTTGCGGCAGGCCTCTATCAGGAAACTTTCACGGTGGAGTGGAGCATCAACTATTGCTATGGCATCGGTGCGCTCGGTGCCTGCCTTGGCCGGCAGACGTTCACACAGTCAACCAGCCTGACGGTCAAACTGACGGTAAGCAACGATTGCCAGATCACTACCCCTCCTGTGAGCTTCGGCAGTGCGCCGGTGATCAGCGGCTTTTCCGCAGTCAACCAGAGCGTCAATTTGTCCTGCACCAAGGGCAGCAGTTATACCGTGGGCCTGGGGGAAGGGCAGAACGCGGCAGGTGGGCGACGGCGGATGAAGTCCGCTGCCAGTAACTTTCTGGCCTACGATATTTTCAAGAGCGCCGGCTCTCAGCGGTGGGGCTCGCTTACCACGGCACGCCGGGTCAGTAGCGACGCCGACATCAACCCTGGGGCGGGCACCGGTACGGGCAGTCAGATTTTCAACTACAACGCGAGGATCTACCCCGACCAGAGCACGCCGCCTGTAGGCACTTACCTGGATAACGTGATCCTCGATGTGCAGTTCTGAGCATCGATCTGATCCGTATAAATCCCCAAAACCTGAATCTGTAACTCAGTACACCCCAGCGGCATAGTGGCGGCCTCCGTGATGAGGTCCGAACCATGTATCAATATGACGAGTATGACCGTGCGCTGGTGTTCGAGCGCGTGGTGCAGTTTCGCGACCAGGTGCAGCGTTTCATGGGTGGCGAACTGAGTGAAGAAGAGTTCCTGCCACTGCGCCTGCAAAATGGCTTGTATATGCAAAAGCACGCCTACATGCTGCGTGTAGCCATTCCCTATGGCACCCTCGGCGCCCGCCAACTACGCACTTTGGCGCAGATTGCCCGCGACTACGATCGTGGCTACGGGCATTTCACCACCCGCCAGAACATTCAATTCAACTGGATCGAACTGGCTCAGGTACCTGACATTCTTCAGCGCCTGGCGGAAGTCGAAATGCATGCCATTCAGACCTCCGGCAACTGCGTGCGCAATATCACTACTGAGGCGTTCGCCGGTGTCGCTGCCGATGAATTGCTCGACCCTCGACCGTTGGCCGAAATCCTGCGCCAGTGGTCAACCATCAATCCCGAATTTCTGTTCTTGCCGCGCAAGTTCAAGATCGCCATCTGTTCGGCCCATGAAGACCGAGCAGCAATCATGATGCATGACATCGGCCTGTACCTGTACCGCGATGGTCGAGGCCAGATGAGCTTGCGTGTCATGGTCGGAGGCGGCCTGGGACGCACGCCGATTCTTAGCCTGCAAATCCGCGAAGGGCTGCCGTGGCAGCACCTGTTGTCTTATGTCGAGGCGATTCTGCGTGTCTACAACCGGCACGGCCGCCGCGACAACAAGTACAAGGCGCGGATCAAGATCCTGGTCAAGGCCCTCGGCATCGAGGCGTTCGCCAAGGAAGTGGAAGAAGAATGGCAACACATCAAGGAAGGCCCGGCGCAGCTCACTGAAGATGAGTACCAGCGGGTAGCTGCAGCCTTCGAGCCTCCGGCCTATGCAAGCGTGGCCGATGACGACCTCAAGTACCAGACTCACCTGGCCCAGGACAGCGCCTTCGCGCGCTGGGTTTCCTGCTGCGTCAAACCGCACAAAGTGCCGGGTTACGCCAGTGTGGTGCTGTCGACCAAGCCCGGCGCAGCGTCACCGCCGGGTGACTTGACGGCGGCGCAGATGGACGCGGTGGCCGATTGGTCCGAACAGTTCGGTTTCGGTGAAATCCGCATCGCTCACGAACAGAACCTGATTCTGCCAGACGTGCGCAAGCAAGACCTGCACGCACTCTGGCGGCTGGCCTGCGAGCGTGAACTGGGTACTGCCAACATCGGCATGCTCACCGACATCATTGCCTGCCCCGGCGGTGACTTCTGCGCCTTGGCCAACGCCAAGTCGATCCCCATCGCGCAGTCGATTCAGCGCTGCTTCGAAGACCTGGACTACCTGCATGATCTAGGCGAGCTGAGCTTGAATATCTCTGGCTGCATCAATGCTTGCGGCCATCACCATATTGGCAACATTGGCATTCTGGGTGTCGATAAGAACGGTAGCGAGTGGTACCAGGTGACGCTGGGTGGTGCTCAGGGCAAGAACAGCACTTTAGGCAAGGTCATTGGCCCCTCGTTCAGCGCCGAAGAAATTCCCCGGGTCATCGAGCAGATCATCGCCACTTACTGCGCTTATCGTGAGCTGGATGAACCCTTTGTCGACACCGTGCGTCGGGTGGGCCTGGAGCCGTTCAAGGAACGGGTCTACGCCAAGCGTGCAGAGGAATTGATATGCGTAATGTGATTGCCTTGCGCAATGGCGAGCCTCAGCTTCTGGCGGACGATGACTGGCAACTGCTGCGCAGCGGTGACCAAGCTTTGCCTGAGGGCAGACTGATTCTGCCGCTTGATGCCTGGGTGGCACGTCAGGCCTTGCAAGACACTGGACAGGTCGGGCTGTGGCTGGGGCCGGATGATGAAGTCGAGCCGCTGCGCCCCTGGTTGACGCAGTTGCCCCTGATCGCCGTCGATTTTCCCAGCTTTCGTGATGGCCGTGGCTACAGCCAGGCGTACCTGTTGCGCACACGCTTGGGCTGGACGGGGGAGCTGCGGGCTATTGGCGATGTGCTGCGCGATCAACTGAGCCACATGCGCCAGTGTGGCTTCGACAGCTTCGCGGTTCGTGAAGACAAGTGTGCCGAGGACGCACTCAAGGGCCTGGCGGGGATGAGCGTGTTGTACGGTCGCTCGGTCATCGAGCCACGGCCATTGTTCAGGCGGCGCTAGGGCTTCGCTAGAACGTGTAGCGATTGGCTTGCTTGCTGGGTTGCGCTTCATCGCAGGGGCCTCTCCTTGAGGAATAGGCCCCTTGAAGACGTCAGAAGACGTGCCGCAGCAGCCAGTACAACCCACCTGCCAGCATGATCGAGGCTGGCAACGTCAGTACCCAGGCCATCAGCAAGTTGAAAATGGTCTTCATCTGCAGGCCGGAGCCGTTCGCAACCATGGTGCCGGCCACCCCCGAAGACAGCACATGGGTCGTCGATACTGGCAGGCCATACATGTCGGCGGCGCCAATGGTGCACATTGCCACCAACTCTGCAGAAGCGCCCTGGGCGTACGTCAGGTGCGTATTGCCGATCTTTTCGCCGACCGTGACCACAATGCGGCGCCAGCCGACCATGGTTCCCAGCCCCAGAGCAATGGCCACGGCAATCTTGACCCACAGCGGTATGTAGCGCGTAGCGTCGTCAAGCTGGTGCTTGAACGACTGCACTTTGGCCTGGGTGTCGGCGTTGAACGTCACCAATTGGTGTTTACCGATCAAACGAATGGTTTCGCTGGTCAGGTACATGTCGTTGCGCACGTTGACCATGGCCTCGGCGGGCACCCGGTTCAACGAGCCATAGCC is a window of Pseudomonas sp. DG56-2 DNA encoding:
- a CDS encoding spore coat U domain-containing protein encodes the protein MKGRSLVALLGLVIANSCAAAQFMVEVKVQVQRGCVLVHEPREAGAQALGVLDFGVTARLDDPSGPRTSYLHNQRPPRLECNPDTSYQLQVDAGQHGGSGEVRYLSSTQPSAQPIPYRLYQDAAWRLPLPVNVIQHARVPSSGSVELPLYARIDSLTQVPVVGSYSDLLKVTVTW
- a CDS encoding spore coat U domain-containing protein; translation: MPRTFCALLGLAAWVAPATLTAATTSTFQVSAQVVAGCLVVGGSSNYGELNFGTFSALASGTPTIALSAASVSLQCTPGVTLRMSIDAGRNPGSGGRNLKRNAGSQLLAYQLFSDAGLSQPLGIDQIVAVNYSDANAIKLPVYARAQLTGKVPAGSYTDVVQVVLTW
- a CDS encoding nitrite/sulfite reductase, whose translation is MYQYDEYDRALVFERVVQFRDQVQRFMGGELSEEEFLPLRLQNGLYMQKHAYMLRVAIPYGTLGARQLRTLAQIARDYDRGYGHFTTRQNIQFNWIELAQVPDILQRLAEVEMHAIQTSGNCVRNITTEAFAGVAADELLDPRPLAEILRQWSTINPEFLFLPRKFKIAICSAHEDRAAIMMHDIGLYLYRDGRGQMSLRVMVGGGLGRTPILSLQIREGLPWQHLLSYVEAILRVYNRHGRRDNKYKARIKILVKALGIEAFAKEVEEEWQHIKEGPAQLTEDEYQRVAAAFEPPAYASVADDDLKYQTHLAQDSAFARWVSCCVKPHKVPGYASVVLSTKPGAASPPGDLTAAQMDAVADWSEQFGFGEIRIAHEQNLILPDVRKQDLHALWRLACERELGTANIGMLTDIIACPGGDFCALANAKSIPIAQSIQRCFEDLDYLHDLGELSLNISGCINACGHHHIGNIGILGVDKNGSEWYQVTLGGAQGKNSTLGKVIGPSFSAEEIPRVIEQIIATYCAYRELDEPFVDTVRRVGLEPFKERVYAKRAEELICVM
- a CDS encoding molecular chaperone; translated protein: MRACADNSHWMIKWLGCALVMLAGAPLQAATSVLIWPIDPVLEADQKAGALWLENRGTTAANLQVRVFAWRQGDYDDQYQAQREIIGSPPVATIAPGQKQLIRLTRTGPSAVGQEQAYRIIIDEIPPAWSENTPADKPQAAIRFQMRYSVPLFVYGQGLWGKTDATGQRDPASVGKPALSWRQVSVQGRPYVEVRNTGPVHARLTDVVLQQGGQSRPLVEGLLGYVLPGASMRWPVPQPITAATVLKGRVNGQEPAQTLSQGQ
- a CDS encoding spore coat U domain-containing protein; this translates as MRYLLATLALLASAQAHALCSVVATSPADFGTVNSTLVRDAVQSASTLNAGLQCTGSLLSLLATNDHFYATFTPTAGTTGLVGPTGDVIRYTLYANNTTNYAITRGQAYDFARNGIIDALGLLNGTVPKSVPIYLKTQVGSNVAAGLYQETFTVEWSINYCYGIGALGACLGRQTFTQSTSLTVKLTVSNDCQITTPPVSFGSAPVISGFSAVNQSVNLSCTKGSSYTVGLGEGQNAAGGRRRMKSAASNFLAYDIFKSAGSQRWGSLTTARRVSSDADINPGAGTGTGSQIFNYNARIYPDQSTPPVGTYLDNVILDVQF
- a CDS encoding DUF934 domain-containing protein, with product MRNVIALRNGEPQLLADDDWQLLRSGDQALPEGRLILPLDAWVARQALQDTGQVGLWLGPDDEVEPLRPWLTQLPLIAVDFPSFRDGRGYSQAYLLRTRLGWTGELRAIGDVLRDQLSHMRQCGFDSFAVREDKCAEDALKGLAGMSVLYGRSVIEPRPLFRRR
- a CDS encoding spore coat U domain-containing protein, with the protein product MKKVLLLSIGPLLLVSPDAFAGMSGHIQARLVISAACQISGDPKGGVGNPGAGVLDFGSQGPSWTGPLLSHVDEDASNDSLMVRCNPSVRAFSVSINGGTHGDGDNRRLSNGRELIAYQLSADASGNARYGIGQQRNFAINSTAQIPIPIYGVLVAHPQSLPAGIYRDTLMVTLDW
- a CDS encoding spore coat U domain-containing protein, which gives rise to MQAYISRFVFAGVGLALCAQANAASITGQINATLTLTASCQVNGNTGSSGVDFGALNFGTTDALFTEAAGQVLGAGGAMSILCSSGTVPVVKVGTGINDGQSAGGTRSLADGAGNFVPYDFYTDSGHTQLLAINGTITLPTSSGAAQTVNLYGLAKGKAGLPAGAYTDTVSVELSF
- a CDS encoding fimbria/pilus outer membrane usher protein, with product MRPLALTACALLTLGSASLLAGELPAPPTSLEAVGDAQLYLELVVNQMSSPELVVVQQRAGRLYMASADLQAAGVQVPELAAGEVALDSIEGLHVDYDSQAQRLLLQVPPAWLPLQTLGNRQLYPPSEARSSLGGLFNYDLYLNDTDDGGTYLAAWNELRLFDSWGTLSTTGQWRQALGGNQFDDSQQGFRRYDTTWRYTDEARLLTLEVGDVLSGALPWTSSVRLGGVQLSRDFAVRPDLVTYPLPAFAGEAAVPSSLDLFINGYKSASSELQPGPYTLTNIPFINGAGEAVVVTTDALGRQVSTTLPFYVTSSLLQKGLADFSLAAGSLRRDYALRDFAYGPGVTAASLRYGLTDRFTLESHAEAAESLALGGVGGNLQVGNWGVVNAALSQSRFDSRSGQQMSLGYQYNSPRLGFNYQRLQRRGDYADLSLLDSPYTRLSQRSEQVTLSLNLNRYGSLGAGYFDVRAGDNSRTRLLNLTWSKPLWGNSSLYLSANREIGESQWAVQAQWVIPFDLNGTLSLSAERNDNGESLQRVNYSRAVPGEGGVGFNLGYASGDQEAYRQADLTWRLQSVQLQVGAYGNAADTTRWADASGSLVWMDSGVFAANRIDDAFVVVSTDGFADVPVRYENQLVGRTDSQGHLLVPWSSGYYRGKYEIDPMELPSTVQVAQVEQRVAVRRGAGYLLEFPMQHVVAASIHLVDSAQIDLPLGSQVLHEQSGARTVVGWDGLVYLEGLAEHNSLVVERSAGGSCRVQFTLDNDQAQVPLIGPLVCR